A window of the Methanomassiliicoccales archaeon genome harbors these coding sequences:
- a CDS encoding asparagine synthase C-terminal domain-containing protein — protein MYEGDIESGLINCMSSILENLLSGRECAILFSGGLDSSVIAALAAKCSNPILYTVGLHESHDILAARKSSVFLNIPLREIIVTEDEIVDAIPVLADLISSRDPVVISYELPLYFVASNARESLLVSGQGADELFAGYKRYESLSGQMLLQRMQEDLSRLLSEGVETERKIARLFHKEIVHPYLDEKFLDFVLQIPIDERMRNGVRKGLLREVARRLGLGEISSLDKKAAQYGSGIMKTMKKAARKRKIHLKELVEQNSDSRKQKVMENSA, from the coding sequence ATGTACGAAGGCGATATAGAATCAGGATTGATCAATTGTATGAGCAGTATTCTTGAGAACCTTCTTTCTGGAAGGGAATGCGCGATCTTGTTTTCGGGAGGTTTGGACAGCTCAGTAATAGCCGCTCTTGCAGCGAAATGCTCCAATCCAATCCTTTACACGGTAGGTTTACATGAATCTCATGATATTCTTGCAGCGAGAAAATCATCCGTATTTTTGAATATCCCCTTGAGAGAAATTATCGTAACAGAAGATGAGATCGTTGATGCAATTCCTGTATTGGCGGATCTGATTTCTAGCCGCGATCCTGTTGTTATTTCGTACGAACTTCCGCTATACTTCGTAGCATCCAATGCAAGGGAATCCTTATTGGTTAGCGGCCAAGGAGCTGACGAGCTTTTCGCAGGATATAAGAGGTACGAATCGCTCTCGGGCCAAATGCTGTTGCAGCGCATGCAAGAGGATCTTAGCCGTCTATTAAGTGAGGGCGTTGAAACTGAGAGGAAAATAGCAAGATTGTTTCATAAAGAGATTGTTCACCCCTACCTTGATGAGAAGTTCCTAGACTTCGTTCTGCAGATACCAATTGATGAAAGGATGAGGAATGGGGTTAGAAAGGGTCTTTTAAGGGAAGTTGCACGACGACTTGGACTGGGTGAAATTTCCAGTCTTGATAAAAAAGCCGCGCAATATGGTTCGGGCATAATGAAAACGATGAAGAAAGCGGCTCGTAAGCGGAAAATTCATTTAAAAGAACTCGTTGAGCAAAACTCAGATTCGAGGAAACAAAAAGTAATGGAAAATAGTGCGTGA
- a CDS encoding folylpolyglutamate synthase/dihydrofolate synthase family protein, with product MSYHETLEWLFSLENMGIKLGLANTLELLKRLGDPHSKFRTIHVAGTKGKGSVCAMTSSILQEAGLKVGLYTSPHIVDFRERIQINGVPISESEMLRLAEEIRDIAEEMANSDPFKRLTFFEITTAMAFLYFANSSVDEAVIEVGMGGRLDATNVIHPECCAITQIGLEHTQYLGTTIEKIAYEKAGIIKPYVPVIAANGTDVAIRVIENVCLEKHAPLRIVGRDLGYNLISVSLSGTNVELEGLGKVKIPLIGSYQAMNAAIAYGCIEELMKRGMCIAEEIIIRGFENTKWPGRFEVVSDSPMVILDATHTPDAAEIVAKDLMCLATGRIILVLGVLNDKDLDGIARHFGKAAHIAIATSPKSKRAYDASAVAEHLAKYCSTVQTVDNVGEAVRRALTMASKRDTVFITGSIYTIGEAKVWLDSYEASNRNNKQIV from the coding sequence ATGTCCTATCATGAGACGCTTGAATGGCTCTTCAGCCTTGAGAACATGGGCATAAAATTGGGTCTCGCAAATACACTTGAGCTATTGAAACGACTAGGAGATCCACACTCGAAATTCAGGACGATCCATGTTGCTGGAACAAAAGGAAAGGGATCAGTATGTGCCATGACATCGTCGATCTTGCAAGAAGCAGGACTCAAGGTGGGATTGTATACTTCGCCACACATAGTGGATTTTCGTGAAAGAATCCAGATCAATGGAGTACCTATCTCTGAAAGCGAAATGCTGCGATTGGCGGAAGAGATAAGAGACATTGCAGAGGAAATGGCAAATTCGGATCCATTCAAGCGGCTGACCTTCTTTGAAATTACCACGGCAATGGCATTTCTATATTTTGCGAATAGTAGTGTTGACGAAGCTGTCATTGAAGTAGGCATGGGAGGTCGCTTGGACGCCACGAACGTTATACATCCCGAGTGCTGTGCGATAACTCAGATTGGATTGGAGCATACCCAATACCTTGGCACTACGATCGAAAAGATTGCATATGAAAAGGCTGGGATAATCAAGCCATATGTCCCAGTCATCGCGGCAAATGGCACTGATGTCGCGATAAGGGTCATTGAGAATGTGTGTCTCGAAAAACATGCACCTTTGAGAATTGTGGGGCGAGACTTGGGGTATAACCTCATATCTGTTTCTCTAAGCGGCACAAACGTTGAGCTCGAGGGACTAGGAAAAGTGAAGATACCCCTTATAGGATCGTATCAGGCCATGAATGCTGCAATTGCCTATGGGTGCATTGAGGAATTAATGAAAAGAGGCATGTGTATAGCAGAAGAGATCATCATTCGTGGCTTCGAGAATACCAAATGGCCGGGTCGTTTTGAAGTGGTTTCAGACTCGCCGATGGTGATTCTCGATGCAACCCATACTCCCGATGCAGCTGAAATAGTGGCAAAGGATCTAATGTGTCTGGCAACCGGACGCATCATTCTAGTACTTGGTGTCCTAAATGACAAGGATCTCGATGGTATCGCACGACATTTTGGAAAAGCAGCCCATATCGCAATAGCCACATCGCCAAAAAGCAAGCGCGCATACGATGCATCTGCCGTTGCCGAGCACTTAGCTAAATACTGTTCTACTGTCCAAACCGTTGATAACGTTGGGGAGGCCGTTAGAAGAGCACTTACAATGGCATCGAAAAGAGATACAGTTTTCATTACTGGTTCGATTTATACTATCGGTGAGGCAAAGGTTTGGCTTGATTCTTATGAAGCCAGTAATAGAAATAATAAACAAATTGTCTGA